The following is a genomic window from Aeromonas sp. FDAARGOS 1405.
CGGCCAGTATGATGGCTGCGCCCGTACCCTTTTGGCCGAGCGCTTCCAGCAACGGCAAGACCCGCTCCCGCCTAGTGCAGATGATGGCGAGATCCGGGGTCAGCGGCAGGCTGGCGATGTCGGGATAGGCCAGCACGCCAGCGATGGACTTGTTGCGCGGGGTGACGGGGAGGATGGGCCCTTTGAACTGGCCTGCCAGCAGGTGGCGCACGATCACATGACCCGCCTTGAGCGGGTCGGTCGAGGCGCCGATCACGGCGATTGAGTGGGGTTTGAACAGCCGATCCAGACCGCTTGCTTTCATGGGCACTCCCGACAAAAGGGGGAAGATACCAGTCTAATACGCCTTTGCTGCGGGTTCTGTGACCGGATCCTGATCACCGTTTGTTCAGGGCATTGGCACGCAGATAAAAGCGCAGTTCGCCTTGCACCCGGCGAATGGCTCCCAGGTGGCGTTCCTGTAGATAGATATCCTGCTCCCGATCGAGCGCTGTACTGGGCACGCCCATGCTCTGCAGATACTCGTCAAACAGGGTTGAACCCTTGATCTCTACCAGATGCTGTTTCATGGCTCTCCTCCCTGCGCCTTGGCGTTTGTTGATGAACGCCCAGTCTGCGATGACCTGCCGGGTTTGCCTATTGTCACTTTTGACATGAGATTTGACACGAGAGCGCTCACACATCTTGCAGAGAGGGCGCCGTTGAGGCGCTGGCTGGCGTTATAGTATGGCGAGGAGCACGAGGCACGGATGGTGCACAGGATGATCAGAGTTTGGTGGTGGTGCATGGCACTGTGGACGGTTGGCGTATCGGCAACCGAGCAGCCTATCCGCGCCTGGAATCTGCTGCTGGATCATCCCAACCCCGCCGTCGTCCAGTTGCTGCGGCTCTCTCTCGATCTCACCGTACCGGAGTATGGCCCCTACCAGCTGGTCCCCAGCCCCCAGATGGAGCAGGGGCGGGCGGTGAAGGAGCTGCGCAGCGGTGAGCTGGTTCAGATTGGTGTCTTTGCCCCCGATGGTGAGCGAGAGCGGGAGTTGCTGGCAATCCACATTCCGCTGGCCAAGGGGCTGCTCGGCTGGCGGGTGTGTCTGGTTCGGCAGGGGGATGAGGGGCGTTTTGCCGCGATCGAGTCGTTGGCGGACTGGCATCGCGCCGGGCTCTCCATCGGTCAGCACAGATCCTGGCCAGACACCCAGTTGCTGCGGGCTAACGGCCTCAAGGTGACGGTGGGCAATCTTTATGAGGCGCTTTTCAACATGCTGCGCAAGAAGCGTTTTGACTGCTTCCTGCGCTCGGTCATCGAGATCGAGGATGAACTCAGGCAGCACCCGGATCTGGCCATCGAGCCTCGTCTGGTATTTCGCTATCCGCTAGCGCTGCTCTTCTTTGTCTCGCCCAACTATCCGGAGCTGGCGCAGCGTATCGAGCTCGGCCTGCAGCGGGCACGGCAATCGGGCGCTTTTGATCGGGTTTTTGAAGAGGGATTTGGCAGCACCATTCGGCGGCTAAAACTGGATGAGCGGGTGCGCCTCGAGCTGCACAATCCCGACCTGCCGTTGCCCAGTCGCGTCATGATGGCTGATCCGGCACTCATCTATAAACCGGTGTCAGCGCAGTGAACCCTGATTCTGCGCGGTATCCCAGAAGGCGCGGATCAATGGCTCCTCCAGCCGCTTCTTGAGTACCCCGATCCCCACATCAAATGGCTTGAAGGCGGGCTTGAGGTCGATGATCCGTACCTTGTCGCCGAGCGGGCTGTGGTCGATCACCGCCGCCGGTACCAGCCCCACGCCACAGCCGAGCGCCACCATGGCGACAATCCCCTCGTTCCCCGCCACTTCGGCATAGATGTTGGGGGCTATCCCCTTGTTGCGAAACCACTGATCGCTGCGTTTACGGGCCAGTCCCTGCTCGGAGAGGATGACTGGCAGCTGCTCCCAATCCGGCTCCCCTTGACGGAACCACTGGTTCAGCTGCGGGGCATTGCGCGGCGCGATGAAGACCAGCGGCACCAGCTGCAGGCTGGCAAATTCGAGTTTGGCCGGCAGGGCATCGGGGCGGGCGGCGATAGCGAGATCGGCCTCGTCGGCCAGGATCTTGTCCACCGCCAGCGCCGGGTCGCCGGTCTCCAGCTTGATCTCCAGCTGGGGGTAGCGGCGGCGAAAGCGCTCCAGCACCTCGGGCAGCAGAAAGTAGCTGGCAGTGACCGAGCAGAACACGCGCAGCCGTCCCTGCAGTGGTTCATCGCTGCGTTTGAGCTCCTGCTTGAGCTGACGCCACTCCTGCAACAGGCCGCCGCCAAACTCCCGCAGCTTCTCACCGGCGGGGGTGAGCCGCACCGAGCGGTTATCTCGCTCGAACAGGATACAGCCGGTCTCCTGCTCCAGTCGCTGGATGGCGCGACTCAGGGTGGAGGGGCTGACCGCCATGGCATCGGCACTCTTGCCGAAGTGGAGGGAGTCGGCGAGGTGGAGAAACAGCTCGAGATTGCGAAGGTCCATCTTTCAGCTCCTGGCGCGGCATATGTGCCCGATATCCAGCGGTTGGCGGCTTGTTTCTGCCATCTCGCGGTACATTCAGCAGGCAATTATGAAGGGTGGTTGTTTCAGTTATTGCAACGTACTGTTTCGAATATATCAGTTCAGGCAATAAGTGTCCCGCGCTATAGTGGTTCAGACAACGCCGCTACCCGGCATGGAATCAATCGAACGGAGCAATCACCATGGCTAACTATTTCAACACCTTGAACCTGCGTCAGCAGTTGGCCCAACTGGGCAAGTGTCGTTTCATGCAGCGCGAAGAGTTCGCGGACGGCTGCAACGTGCTGAAGGGCAAGAAGGTGGTGATTGTGGGCTGTGGTGCCCAGGGTCTGAACCAGGGTCTGAACATGCGCGACTCCGGGCTGGATATCTCCTACGCCCTGCGCAAGGCCGCCATCACCGAGAAGCGCGCCTCATGGCAGAAAGCCACCGACAACGGCTTCGCGGTCGGCACCTATGAAGAGCTGATCCCGACCGCCGATCTGGTGCTCAACCTGACCCCGGACAAACAGCACTCCGACGTCGTCAAAACCGTGATGCCGCTGATGAAGCAGGGCGCTGCATTGGGCTACTCCCACGGTTTCAATGTGGTGGAAGAGGGTCAGCAGATCCGCTCCGATATCACCGTCGTGATGGTGGCGCCCAAGTGCCCGGGCACCGAGGTACGTGAAGAGTACAAGCGCGGCTTCGGTGTACCGACCCTGATCGCCGTTCACCCGGAGAACGATCCCAAGGGCGAAGGCATGGCCATCGCCAAGGCGTGGGCCTCTGCCACCGGTGGCGACCGTGCCGGCGTGCTGGAGTCCTCCTTCGTAGCGGAAGTGAAATCTGACCTGATGGGCGAGCAGACCATCCTCTGCGGCATGCTGCAAGCAGGTTCCCTGCTCTGCTACGACAAACTTGTTGCCGAAGGCACCGACCCGGCCTACGCCGGCAAGTTGATCCAGTTTGGTTGGGAGACCATCACCGAAGCCCTGAAACAGGGTGGCATCAGCCTGATGATGGACCGCCTCTCCAACCCGGCCAAGCTGCGCGCTTTCGAGCTCTCCGAGCAGCTCAAGACCCTGATGCGCCCGCTGTTCGAGAAGCATATGGACGACATCATCGCCGGTGAGTTCTCCCGCGGCATGATGGCCGATTGGGCCGAAGATGACGTCAAGCTGTTCACCTGGCGTGAAGAGACCGGTAAATCCGCCTTCGAAAATGCCCCGGCGTTTGCAGGCAAGATTGCCGAGCAGGAGTACTTCGACAATGGCGTGGTGATGGTGGCCATGGTCAAGGCGGGTGTCGAGCTGGCGTTCGAGACCATGGTGGCTTCCGGTATCTACGAGGAGTCCGCCTACTACGAATCCCTTCACGAGTTGCCGCTGATCGCCAACACAGTTGCCCGCAAGCGTCTGTACGAGATGAACGTGGTCATCTCCGACACCGCCGAGTACGGCAACTACCTGTTCGCCAACGCCGCCGTGCCCTTGCTGCGCGAGCACTTCATGCCGACCCTGAAGGCGGGTGATCTGGGTGCCAGCAAGGCGGAAGGGCAGAGCGTGGATAACCTGGCGCTGCTGGCGGCTAACGAAGCGACCCGCAACCATCCGATCGAAAAAATCGGTCAGGTACTGCGTGGCTACATGAAGGACATGAAACGCATCGCTGTTGGCGGTTAAGCCTGCATCGGGCTGGATGATGAAGGGGCGGGGATGACGATCCCCGTCGCCGGTCGGACTGGACACCCGACCGGCTAGCCAGAAAAATCAGCCTGACAATCATAAAAAAGCCCCGCTCATCGAGCGGGGCTTTTGCATTCAGAAAGGTCTGATAAATCAGGCTTTCCACGCTTTCCAGGTGTTGATCAGACCGTTGGTGGAGCAGTCGTGGCTGGTGACAGCCTCGTTGTTGCCCAGCTCCGGCAGGATCTTGTTGGCCAGCTGTTTGCCCAGCTCCACACCCCACTGGTCGAAGGAGAAGATGTTCCAGATTGCGCCCTGTACGAAAATCTTGTGCTCGTACATGGCGATCAGGGCACCCAGGGTTTTCGGGGTCAGGCTCTTGAACAGGATGGAGTTGGTCGGGCGGTTGCCTTCGAACACCTTGAACGGCACCAGATCCTTGACCTGCTCCAGGGTTTTGCCTGCCGCCAGGAACTCGGCTTCAACCTCTTCCTTGCTCTTGCCGAAGGCCAGTGCCTCGGTCTGGGCGAAGAAGTTGGCCAGCAGTTTCGGGTGGTGATCACCGATCGGGTTGTGGCTGATGGCCGGCGCCAGGAAGTCACAGGGGATCAGCTTGGTGCCCTGATGGATCAGCTGGTAGAAAGCGTGCTGGCCGTTGGTGCCCGGCTCACCCCAGATGATGGGGCCGGTCTGGTAGTCAACCGGCTTGCCGTTGCGATCCACGTACTTGCCGTTGGATTCCATGTTGCCCTGCTGGAAGTAGGCAGGGAAGCGGTGCATGTACTGATCGTACGGCAGGATGGCTTCGGACTCGGCACCGTAGAAGTTGTTGTACCACAGGCCAATCAGCGCCAGCAGCACCGGCACGTTCTGCTCATAGGAGGCAGTGGCGAAGTGCATATCCATCTCGAAGGCGCCTTGCAGCAGGGCTTCAAAGTTCTCGAAACCGACAGACAGGGCGATGGGCATGCCGATGGCAGACCAGGAGGAGTAGCGGCCGCCAACCCAGTCCCAGAACTCGAACATGTTGTTGGTGTCGATACCGAACTCGGCCACGGCCTTGCCGTTGGTGGAGAGGGCAGCGAAGTGTTTGGCAACGTGGGCCTTGTCACCGGCGATATTGATGAACCAGTCGCGAGCGGTCAGGGCGTTGGTCATGGTCTCCTGGGTGGTGAAGGTCTTGGAGGCCACCAGGAACAGGGTGGTTTCCGGATCGATCTTCTTCAGGGTTTCGGCGATGTGGGTGCCATCGACGTTGGAGACGAAGTGCATCTGCAGGTGGTTTTTGTAGGGACGCAGAGCCTCGGTGATCATCACAGGGCCCAGGTCAGAGCCACCGATACCGATGTTGACCACGTGCTGGATCGCTTTGCCGGTGTAGCCTTTCCACTCGCCGGAGATGATCTTCTCGCAGAAGCCCTTCATCTTGGCCAGTACGGCGTTCACTTCCGGCATCACATCCTTGCCGTCGCACTCGATGGGGCGGTCGGAGCGGTTGCGCAGGGCCACGTGCAGTACGGATCGCCCTTCGGTCATGTTGATCTTGTCGCCATTGAACATGGCATCGATCGCGCTGCGAAGATCGGTCTCTTTGGCCAGATCAACCAGCAACTTGAGGGTTTCTTCGGTGATCAGGTTCTTCGAGTAATCAACCAGGATGTCGCCGCCGAAGGTGAGGGAAAACTTGTCAAAGCGCTTCGGGTCCTGTGCGAACAGATCCTTGAGTCGGGTCTCTTTGTTTGCTGCAAAGTGGGCTTCCAGTGCCTGCCAGGCCTGGGTTTGGGTTGGATTGATGTTTTTCATAGGATTCCTGAAATGCCAAGTTGTGTTTGAACCTTGCAGGCAAGGTCCCGCCAAACCTTATTATCCGAGCATTATAGCGAGCCGGCTGGGCGGCCCGTGTAACAGAGTTTTACCGATTGTCTTTTACCGCAATGGGGCAACCGTCGGGAGTATACAACCAGAACATCGGGATTATGAGTCACGAAAGCAAGGGGGATCTTGCGCTCGCTCATGATTGGGGCTGGCCCGCAGCTCTGAAATTGTTTTCATTCAGCCGGCCTGATTATGCAGCGGATGGCGTGCCAGAAATGACAATGCCAGCCCGAAGGCTGGCATTGTGGGTTGCTGCTTTACCGCGATCATGCCTGCGGTTTTTGCATGTGCATCACCATCTGCGGGAAGGGAATTTCGATCCCTTCGGCATCAAAGGTGAGTTTCACCTTCTCGTGGAAGTCGAACCAGACACCCCAGTAGTCGCCGGTCTTGACCCACGGGCGCACCACGATATTGACCGAGGAGTCGGCCAGCGCGGCGACGGCGATGGTAGCGGCCGGATCCTTCAGGATGCGCGGCTCTTCGTTCACCAGACGCTCAAGGATCTGCTTGGCCTTGCGCAGGTCGGAGCCGTAGCCGATACCGAAGGTCATGTCGACGCGGCGGGTATCCATGCGGGAGTAGTTGACGATGGTGCCGTTGAGGATGGCGGAGTTCGGAACTACCACCATCTTGTTGTCACCGGAGGTGAGGGTGGTGGTGAATAGCTGAACGGATTGCACCACGCCAGACGTGCCTGCCACTTCGATAAACTCGCCCGCCTTGATGGGGCGGAAGATGATCAGCAGGAAGCCAGCGGCAAAGTTGGAGAGCGAGCCTTGCAGCGCCAGACCGATGGCCAGACCGGCGGCACCGATAATGGCGACGAAGGAGGCGGTCTGGACGCCGACCCGGCCCAGCGCGGCGATCACCACGAACACCAGGATGGCGTATTTGAGGATGCTGCCAACGAAGTGGGTGACAGTGGTGTCGAGCTTGCGCGCCTGCATCACTTTTACCACGCCACCGCTGAGCAGATTGGCTGCGATATAGCCGACCAGCAGGGTGAGCAGGGCGGCCGCGATGTTGACGGCATACTCGATCAGCAGGCCCTGGTTATTGACCAGCCAGGTCTGCGCTTCGGTAATGATTTCGGGTTCCATAGGATGTCCTTTCGGGTGCTAAAGGTTTATGGCGCATGAATCTAACATCGCAGCGCGACAGTCCGGGTCGCATCTGGTGCTTATTTTACTGCCATAAAAAACTGCCACAAAAAAGAAGGGAGGCCAAGGCCTCCCTTCTTCAAGCTAGGTGAAAAGCGCTGCCGATCAACTTTGTAGCAGTTGACTGCGAATAAATTGCCACTGATCCTCAAAGCCGGCGGTGGGCTTGAGCTTGAACTCGGAGCGGACGAACTGACTGATGCGACCTTCGGTGTAGGCCAGCAGCAGATTGGCCAGCATGGTCTCATCGAGCTGGAAGCCCTGACCCTCGCGCAGTCGCTTCTCGCGCAGCACCTGTTTGATCTGGGTCTCCAGCTTGTCGAACAGGATGCTGATGCGGTCTCGCAACCGGTCATGCTCCCCCAGCAGGGCATCGCCGTTGAGGATGCGGGTAATGCCGGGATTGCGCTCGGCGAACACCAGCAGCAACTGCAGGATGTGGTGGCAGCGCGCCATGGTGTCTTTCTCTTCCGCCATGATCAGATTGACCCGTGACAGCAGGGAATCCTCGATAAAGTCGATCAGCCCCTCGAACATCCGCGCCTTGCTGGGAAAGTGTCGATAGAGGGCAGCTTCAGATACGCCGACCTCGGCCGCCAGACGGGCCGTGGTGATACGCTGCCCCGGACTGGTTTCCAGCATATGGGCGAGCGCCTGCAGGATCTGATCGCGCCGACTCTGTTTCTGATTACTGCTTGCCATGGATTCCCCTAAAAAAACAATGGCTTGATTCTGTTATTAGGCACCGCCCATCAGGTTGGTGTGGTCTGTTATTGACGACCGGAAGAACCAAAACCGCCTTCGCCCCGTTCGCTCTGGTTGAACTCATCGACCAGTTGGAAGGTGGCCTGAACCACCGGCATGATTACCAGCTGGGCGATACGCTCGCCGGGTTGCATGGTGAACTCATCCTTGCCGCGGTTCCAGACCGAGACCATCAGCTGACCCTGATAGTCGGAATCGATCAGACCGACCAAGTTGCCCAGCACGATGCCGTGCTTATGGCCAAGGCCGGAGCGGGGCAGAATGGTGGCACACAGACCCGGATCCTGAATGTGAATAGCCAGACCGGTCGGTACCAGAGTGGTATCGCCCGGAGCCAGAGTCAGCGGCGCATCCAGCAGGGCACGCAGATCCATGCCGGCAGAGCCGGGAGTGGCGTAGGCGGGCAGCGGGTACTCGGTACCGATACGGGCATCCAGAATCTTCAGTTCAATTTGTGTTGTCATGAATCGCTTTTTCAGTTGGATCTTGTGTTGGCGCCCATCTTGGCAAGGCGGGGCGCCGTGAGTCTTGTTCTTTCGGGGCGCTTAGCGCCGATAGTGACACGCAATCAGGGCAACCAGATGACGGGCCAGCGTCAGCTTGTCGGCCAGCGGCAGAGGCGCCTGGCCCCCTTGCCAGAACACGGTCAGGGCGTTGTCATCGGCGTTGAAGCCTTGCCCCTCGCGGGATACATCGTTGGCGGCGATCATGTCCAACCGCTTTCGCTGCAATTTATCGAGGGCGTATTGTTCCACATCCACGGTTTCGGCGGCAAATCCGACAGTGAAGGGTTTGTCTGGAAGGGCGCCGACGGCAGCAATGATGTCGGGATTTTTCACCAGCTTCACCACCATCTGATCGTTGTCACCGGTCTTCTTGATCTTCTGGCTGGCGACCTGCTCGGGGCGGTAGTCGGCCACCGCAGCGCAACCGATGAAGAGATCGCATTCTCCCACCCGGCTCATCACCGCCTGATGCATCTGTTCGGCGCTCTCGACATCAATGCGGGTGACGCCCACAGGTGTAGCCAGCGTTACCGGGCCGCTCACCAGCGTCACCTCGGCGCCCGCTTCACGAGCGGCGCGGGCGATGGCAAAGCCCATCTTGCCGGAGCTGTGGTTGCTGATGTAGCGCACCGGATCGAGCGCCTCGCGGGTCGGACCGGCGGTCAGCAGTAGCTTGACGCCCGCCAGCAAGGGCTCGGCGGCCAGCTGCTGGCAGCAGCGCTCCACCAGTTCGAGGGGATCCAGCATCCGGCCCGGGCCCACATCGCCACAGGCCTGGCTGCCGGAGTCCGGCCCCCACAGCAGGACGCCGCGGCTGGCCAGGGTCTTGAGATTGGCTTGGGTGGCTGCGTTGAGGTACATCTGCTGGTTCATGGCGGGCGCCAGGGCGACCGGTGCCGGGGTGGCCAGACAGAGGGTGGTGAGCAGTTCGTCGGCCATGCCGGCCGCCATACGCGCCATCAGGTTGGCGCTGGCGGGGGCGATCAATACCAGATCGGCCCACTTGGCCAGCTCGATATGGCCCATGCCCGCTTCGGCAGCCGGATCCAGCAGGCTGTCCGCCACCGGATGGCCGGAGACCGCCTGCAGGGTCAGTGGCGTGATGAACTCCTTAGCGGAGCGGGTCATCACCACCCGCACCTCGGCACCCTGATCTTTCAGACGGCGTACCAGCTCGGCACTCTTGTAGGCGGCGATCCCGCCGCTGACACCCAACAGGATGCGTTTATCGGCCAATCTCATCTGCTGTTTCTCTATCCGGCTCACTTTGACTGGTCGGCTAAGATACCACAGGCAGGGGATGACGACAGGGGTTGGCATCAAGGGGTTGTGGCGGGGAACACGCAAATATTTGCTATGTTTTTCCTCAACAGGGAGAGAGGAGAGACAAATGAGCATCAAGGAGTGGCCGGAAGATGAACGTCCCAGAGAGAAGCTGCTGCGACAGGGGCCGACGGTGCTCAGCGATGCCGAGCTGCTTGCCATCTTCCTGCGTACCGGCGTCAATGGCCTGAGTGCGGTCGATCTCTCCCGTAACCTGTTGAATCAGTTCGGATCGCTGCGCAATCTGCTGGGTGCGGATCAGCGCGCTTTCTGCGAGGCCCACGGCCTTGGCCCGGCCAAATATGCCCAGTTGCAGGCGGTGCTGGAGATGGCCAAACGCCATCTGGCGCAGCAGTTGCAAAGGGGTGATGCCCTCACCTCGCCCCAGCTGACCCGCGACTATTTGCAAGCCCAGCTGCGGGATCGGCCGCGCGAAGTGTTTGCCCTGCTGCTGCTCGACAATCAGCACAGAGTCATTCAATTTGTTGAGCTTTTTTACGGCACAATCGACTCGGCGAGCGTCTGGCCAAGAGAAATCGTGCAGATCGCGCTCAAACATAATGCAGCCGCGGTGATTCTGGCGCATAATCACCCGTCCGGCGTCGCCGAGCCCAGTAGGGCCGACCGCCAGATCACGGATCGGATCACGGCCGCTTTGGCCCTGATCGATATCAGAGTGCTGGATCACTTGGTGATCGGTGATGGCATCACGGTTTCTTTTGCCGAGCGCGGTTGGCTATAACTGTGCTCTGGCACCGTATTAGTTGATCTTTGATCACGGATGCTGTATAAAATGCCGCCTTCTGTTTGCCCCGCAATCGAAGGCCAGCGGGGCAGATATTTGCTCGAGCAATGAAGTAAGATTTGGAGAGACTGACATGTCTAGAGTATGCCAAGTAACCGGCAAGCGCCCGGCAGTTGGTAACAACCGTTCGCACGCTAACAACGCTACCAAGCGTCGTTTCCTGCCGAACCTGCACACTCACCGTTTCTGGGTTGAGAGTGAAAAACGCTTCGTAAGCCTGCGCGTATCCGCAAAAGGCATGCGTATCATCGACAAGCGTGGCGTTGAAGTGGTTCTGGCTGAACTGCGCGCCAGCGGTGTTAAGGTATAAGGAATTAGATCATGGCTAAAGGTATTCGCGAGAAAATTCGCCTGAACTCCAGCGCCGGTACTGGTCACTTCTATACCACTACCAAAAACAAGCGCACCATGCCCGAAAAAATGGAAATCAAAAAGTTTGATCCCGTTGTTCGTCAGCATGTGATCTACAAGGAAGGCAAAATCAAGTAATTACTTGATGCTGCATTCCCAAAAACCCGGCCTTGTGCCGGGTTTTTTTATGCGCCGAATTCAGTACACTGCCGGTTCAAAGGGAGGCTTGCCATGTTCAAACTGAGCCGCAAAGGCTGGAACAACGTGATCATCGTGGTGGTACTGATCGTGATCACCCTGCTGCACCGGCTGGAGCTGGCCCAGCAGGAGAACAGCGCCAAACGCGCGCGTCCGCTGCTGCCGGAGGATGCGGTGGTGCTTACCTGGCAGGGGCCGAGCTGGCAGATTGAACGGATCGGTCAGGGCTGGCGCAGTGGGCCGGATCTGGGGCTCGACAGCAAGCAGCTGGCGGCTCATATCGCACGCTGGCAGGGCTGGCTGCTGCCACCCGGCGAAGCGGTACGCGGTGCCCCCGTTACCCTCAGGGTGTGGATTGCCGGCCAGAACGATCCGGTCGAGATCGGCCTCTATCAGAACAGCGGTCAGTATGGTGCCCAGCTGCCGTCCGGTCTCTGGCTCGCCCTCACTGCCGAGCAGTATCGCGATCTGCTGCGTCCTGCCCCCTGATTTCCTTTTCCTTGCGAGGTGCCCATGCCTGAATTGCCAGAAGTTGAAGTCAGCCGTCAGGGGATCTCTCCCTGGCTCACCGGTATCAAGGTGACACGCGTGGTGGTGCGGGATGGCCGCCTGCGCTGGCCGATCCCCGGTGAGATTCAGGAGCTGGTGGACCTCACCATCCATCGGGTGCGCCGCCGTGCCAAATACCTGCTGCTGGAGACCGATTTCGGCACCGCCATCCTCCATCTGGGGATGTCCGGCAGCCTGCGGGTACTGGATATCGGCACCCCGGCCGAGAAGCACGACCACGTGGATATCGAGCTGGAGAATGGCAAGCTGCTGCGGCTCAACGATCCGCGCCGCTTCGGTGCCCTGTTGTGGACCCGTGAACCGGCCGAAGCCCACGCGCTGCTCGCCAAGCTGGGGCCAGAGCCGCTCACCGATGCCTTCAATGCCGATTACCTGCAGGGGCGCGCCAAGGGGCGCAGTACTGCAATCAAGCAGTTCCTGATGGACAATCAGGTGGTGGTCGGGGTGGGCAACATCTACGCCAACGAGGCGCTCTATGCCGCCGGCATTCACCCCAAGCGGGCGGCGGGTACTATCAGTGCCAAACGGCTGGGAACCCTGGTGGCAGAGATAAAGCGGGTACTGGCCGAGGCGATTCGTCAGGGCGGCACCACCCTCAAGGACTTCACCAGCGCCGATGGCAAGCCGGGCTATTTCGTGCAGCAGTTGCAGGTCTATGGCCGTGGCGGGCAGCCCTGTTTCCACTGTCACACCCTGCTGACCGAGATCAGAATGGGGCAGCGCACCACGGTTTTTTGCACTCATTGCCAGCGCTGAGCGTACTTTTTTCCCCGATCCGGGGGAAGTTGTAACAGCATATTTCCAGGCTGTTGAATATTTGCGCAGTCATCACTAGTATCTGCGGCCGTTCAGGCGGTTTGAGAACTAGAAATGACTTTAAAATCAATAGACTGGGAATATCTATCCCAGCAAGAGCGCTATTGCGCCAAGAAAATGGCCCGCTTCCTCTACCCCGAGGGGTGCGAGCGCCAAACCTTCAATCGCGGCAAGTTCGTGCTTCGCAGTCTGCTCTATCGCAAGTCGCTAAGCCGGGTCTTCAATCTGTTCCGGTGCGAGTCGCTCAAAGCGCTGCCGGCCATTTATCCCGAGCTGCTCGACAAGCCGATGCGTCCCTATCGCTTCGCTAGCGCCAGTGCCCGCCAGCGGGTCGAGATGCTTGAAAACCACTACCGGTTGCTGCTGGAGTGCTACCCGCAACTGATCGAGCGGCTCTATCTGGGTGAGGGGATCTCGCTGGGGCACTATCCCCAGAGCGGCTGTCGCATTCTGCTGCGCCATGATGGCACTTTTCGCCGCGAGGCCGAGCTGGCACTCTCCATCGTCAACAATGAGGAGCAACGCCTTTACAGCTGTGCGTTCTCGCTGGCGGGCAGTGCGGAACGTCTGATGCTGATGATCGGCTCCATGCAAGGGCCGGAGCCTGCGGTCGACAATGCCCAGGATCGGGTGCGTGAGCTGACCAAAGAGGGACACGGCCTGCGGCCCAAATCCTTGCTGGTGCAACTGGTGCTGCAACTGGCGCAGAGCATGGGGGCGGCGGAGGTGCTGGCGGTGCGCAAGCAGGCCCACGTGTTTCAGGCCAGGCGCTACAGCAGCAAGCAGAAAGCCAACCTGCAGGCCGATTATGACGAGCTGTGGCAGGAGTTCGACGCTCGTGATGTGGATGCCAACTTCGTCGCCCTGCAAGCTCAGCCGCGCAAGCCGCTGGAGGAGATCGCCTCCAAGAAGCGGGCCATGTACCGGCGCCGCTACGAGTGGCTCGATCTGCTGGTGCAGGAGATGAGCGAGCAGTTTGCTCGTGAGTAACCGGCAAGCAGGTGGACCTCTTCATAACGAGACAGATACAACAAGGGCTACCTGCGGGTAGCCCTTGTTGTATCTGCCA
Proteins encoded in this region:
- the rpmG gene encoding 50S ribosomal protein L33 translates to MAKGIREKIRLNSSAGTGHFYTTTKNKRTMPEKMEIKKFDPVVRQHVIYKEGKIK
- the mutM gene encoding bifunctional DNA-formamidopyrimidine glycosylase/DNA-(apurinic or apyrimidinic site) lyase; this encodes MPELPEVEVSRQGISPWLTGIKVTRVVVRDGRLRWPIPGEIQELVDLTIHRVRRRAKYLLLETDFGTAILHLGMSGSLRVLDIGTPAEKHDHVDIELENGKLLRLNDPRRFGALLWTREPAEAHALLAKLGPEPLTDAFNADYLQGRAKGRSTAIKQFLMDNQVVVGVGNIYANEALYAAGIHPKRAAGTISAKRLGTLVAEIKRVLAEAIRQGGTTLKDFTSADGKPGYFVQQLQVYGRGGQPCFHCHTLLTEIRMGQRTTVFCTHCQR
- the coaBC gene encoding bifunctional phosphopantothenoylcysteine decarboxylase/phosphopantothenate--cysteine ligase CoaBC — translated: MRLADKRILLGVSGGIAAYKSAELVRRLKDQGAEVRVVMTRSAKEFITPLTLQAVSGHPVADSLLDPAAEAGMGHIELAKWADLVLIAPASANLMARMAAGMADELLTTLCLATPAPVALAPAMNQQMYLNAATQANLKTLASRGVLLWGPDSGSQACGDVGPGRMLDPLELVERCCQQLAAEPLLAGVKLLLTAGPTREALDPVRYISNHSSGKMGFAIARAAREAGAEVTLVSGPVTLATPVGVTRIDVESAEQMHQAVMSRVGECDLFIGCAAVADYRPEQVASQKIKKTGDNDQMVVKLVKNPDIIAAVGALPDKPFTVGFAAETVDVEQYALDKLQRKRLDMIAANDVSREGQGFNADDNALTVFWQGGQAPLPLADKLTLARHLVALIACHYRR
- a CDS encoding VirK/YbjX family protein, whose product is MTLKSIDWEYLSQQERYCAKKMARFLYPEGCERQTFNRGKFVLRSLLYRKSLSRVFNLFRCESLKALPAIYPELLDKPMRPYRFASASARQRVEMLENHYRLLLECYPQLIERLYLGEGISLGHYPQSGCRILLRHDGTFRREAELALSIVNNEEQRLYSCAFSLAGSAERLMLMIGSMQGPEPAVDNAQDRVRELTKEGHGLRPKSLLVQLVLQLAQSMGAAEVLAVRKQAHVFQARRYSSKQKANLQADYDELWQEFDARDVDANFVALQAQPRKPLEEIASKKRAMYRRRYEWLDLLVQEMSEQFARE
- the rpmB gene encoding 50S ribosomal protein L28, translating into MSRVCQVTGKRPAVGNNRSHANNATKRRFLPNLHTHRFWVESEKRFVSLRVSAKGMRIIDKRGVEVVLAELRASGVKV
- the slmA gene encoding nucleoid occlusion factor SlmA, which translates into the protein MASSNQKQSRRDQILQALAHMLETSPGQRITTARLAAEVGVSEAALYRHFPSKARMFEGLIDFIEDSLLSRVNLIMAEEKDTMARCHHILQLLLVFAERNPGITRILNGDALLGEHDRLRDRISILFDKLETQIKQVLREKRLREGQGFQLDETMLANLLLAYTEGRISQFVRSEFKLKPTAGFEDQWQFIRSQLLQS
- the dut gene encoding dUTP diphosphatase — encoded protein: MTTQIELKILDARIGTEYPLPAYATPGSAGMDLRALLDAPLTLAPGDTTLVPTGLAIHIQDPGLCATILPRSGLGHKHGIVLGNLVGLIDSDYQGQLMVSVWNRGKDEFTMQPGERIAQLVIMPVVQATFQLVDEFNQSERGEGGFGSSGRQ
- the radC gene encoding DNA repair protein RadC, which encodes MSIKEWPEDERPREKLLRQGPTVLSDAELLAIFLRTGVNGLSAVDLSRNLLNQFGSLRNLLGADQRAFCEAHGLGPAKYAQLQAVLEMAKRHLAQQLQRGDALTSPQLTRDYLQAQLRDRPREVFALLLLDNQHRVIQFVELFYGTIDSASVWPREIVQIALKHNAAAVILAHNHPSGVAEPSRADRQITDRITAALALIDIRVLDHLVIGDGITVSFAERGWL